A genomic window from Salvia hispanica cultivar TCC Black 2014 chromosome 5, UniMelb_Shisp_WGS_1.0, whole genome shotgun sequence includes:
- the LOC125189551 gene encoding GDSL esterase/lipase 1-like, which translates to MAILVWLLLPVLFTDYTVAEKQSAFFIFGDSTVDAGNNNFIQTIPENKANYDPYGRNAPFQGPTGRFSDGLIVVDYLAEYAKLPMIPPFLDPSTSDDLSHGANFASGGSGILSTTNEGQAIDLNTQLKYFEQVAESLTTKMGASEAEQIISNAVYYFSIGSNDYLGGYLANPNMQQLYHPEQYVGMVLGNLTSSIQELYKKGARKFGFLGLSPLGCLPVMRSIAQEGCFEQANSLALAHNNALTTLLNNLEYLLKDFKYSNSDFYTWLLQRINDPSTYGFKEGKNACCGSGPFGGIFSCGGMKETTAYDLCEEADDYVWWDSFHPTQRIHQHFAQALWDGPQTTATLGPYSLRDLFFGPTTIADVVDADHPTF; encoded by the exons ATGGCGATTCTTGTGTGGCTTCTGCTGCCCGTCTTATTTACGGATTATACAGTAGCAGAGAAACAGTCTGCGTTTTTCATATTCGGAGACTCAACTGTCGATGCCGGCAACAATAATTTCATCCAAACCATACCGGAAAACAAAGCTAACTACGACCCGTACGGTCGGAACGCCCCTTTTCAGGGCCCCACAGGCCGCTTCTCCGACGGTCTCATCGTCGTTGATTACTTAG CTGAATATGCTAAGCTGCCTATGATTCCACCATTCTTGGATCCATCTACATCTGATGATCTTAGCCATGGTGCTAACTTTGCATCCGGTGGGAGTGGAATTCTGTCTACTACAAATGAGGGACAG GCGATCGATCTAAACACGCAACTGAAATATTTTGAACAAGTGGCGGAGAGTTTGACGACGAAAATGGGAGCGTCGGAAGCAGAACAAATCATATCGAATgcagtttactattttagcATCGGAAGCAACGACTATTTAGGGGGTTATCTTGCGAACCCTAACATGCAACAACTCTATCATCCCGAACAATATGTCGGGATGGTGTTAGGAAATTTGACATCCTCAATACAA GAATTGTACAAGAAAGGTGCAAGGAAATTCGGGTTTTTGGGGCTGTCCCCGCTAGGATGTTTGCCAGTTATGAGATCAATTGCTCAAGAAGGATGTTTTGAGCAAGCTAATTCACTTGCATTAGCACATAACAATGCCTTAACAACTCTTCTCAATAATCTCGAATACCTTCTCAAAGATTTCAAGTATAGCAACTCCGATTTCTACACTTGGCTTCTTCAACGGATCAACGATCCATCCACCTACG GTTTCAAAGAAGGTAAAAATGCATGCTGCGGATCAGGCCCATTTGGGGGAATATTCAGTTGCGGAGGGATGAAGGAGACGACGGCTTATGATCTGTGCGAGGAAGCCGACGACTATGTCTGGTGGGATTCTTTTCATCCAACTCAAAGGATTCATCAACACTTTGCTCAAGCTCTTTGGGACGGTCCACAGACAACTGCAACTCTCGGGCCCTATAGTCTCCGCGATCTCTTCTTCGGTCCCACCACCATTGCTGATGTAGTTGATGCTGATCACCCTACATTTTGA
- the LOC125190690 gene encoding DNA repair protein RAD51 homolog → MDQQGRKRALELEQPEESEDIQNGPYHVEQLQASGIAAIDIKKLKDAGLCTVESVAYAPRKELLQIKGISDAKVDKIIEAASKLVPLGFTSATQLHAQRLEIIQITSGSKELDRVLEGGVETGSITELYGEFRSGKTQLCHTLCVTCQLPLDQGGGEGKAMYIDAEGTFRPQRLLQIAERFGLNGADVLENVAYARAYNTDHQSRLLLEAASMMVETRFALMIVDSATALYRTDFSGRGELSARQMHLAKFLRSLQKLADEFGIAVVITNQVVAQVDGTAVFAGPQSKPIGGNIMAHATTTRLALRKGRGEERICKVVSSPCLAEAEARFQISTDGVTDVKD, encoded by the exons ATGGATCAGCAAGGAAGGAAGAGGGCTTTAGAGCTAGAACAGCCAGAGGAATCGGAAGATATTCAGAACGGCCCTTACCATGTTGAACAACTTCAG GCGTCCGGAATTGCTGCTATCGACATCAAAAAGCTTAAAGATGCAGGGTTGTGCACTGTAGAATCAGTGGCATACGCTCCAAGGAAAGAGCTTCTGCAAATAAAAGGAATTAGTGATGCAAAAGTTGATAAGATCATTGAGGCAG CTTCGAAATTGGTTCCGTTGGGCTTCACAAGTGCCACCCAACTACACGCCCAAAGGcttgaaataattcaaataacatCTGGATCTAAAGAACTGGACCGAGTTTTAGAAG GTGGTGTTGAAACAGGTTCTATAACTGAATTATATGGGGAGTTCCGCTCTGGAAAGACTCAACTATGTCATACACTCTGTGTGACTTGCCAA CTTCCATTAGATCAAGGTGGCGGTGAGGGGAAAGCTATGTACATTGACGCTGAAGGGACATTCAGACCACAGAGATTACTTCAAATAGCTGAGAG GTTCGGGCTGAATGGTGCTGATGTTTTAGAGAATGTGGCCTATGCCCGAGCTTATAACACTGACCATCAGTCGAGGCTTCTGCTTGAAGCTGCATCAATGATGGTAGAAACAAG GTTTGCCCTCATGATTGTAGATAGTGCTACTGCTCTTTATAGGACAGATTTCTCCGGAAGAGGGGAATTGTCAGCTAGGCAAATGCATCTTGCAAAGTTCTTGAGGAGCCTTCAGAAGCTAGCCGATGAG TTTGGGATTGCTGTTGTTATAACTAACCAAGTTGTGGCACAAGTGGATGGCACAGCAGTTTTTGCTGGTCCTCAAAGCAAACCCATAGGTGGCAACATCATGGCACATGCTACAACAACAAG ACTAGCTTTGAGGAAAGGAAGGGGAGAGGAGCGTATATGCAAAGTAGTGAGCTCGCCGTGTCTCGCGGAGGCTGAAGCCAGATTTCAGATTAGTACAGATGGAGTAACAGATGTTAAGGATTAG
- the LOC125191209 gene encoding probable pectinesterase/pectinesterase inhibitor 12, with amino-acid sequence MASTSLKSLILFLFLSISTISGLNPNSTQLNQVCQSSPHPNACFESLKLSLSINISPNILSLLLQSLSSALSQGAHLSSLLSTAAASNLVEKQRGAIQDCRELHQITLSSLKKSISRLPAADSTKLADARAFLSAAMTNKITCLEGLDSATGPLKAPLLQSLSSIDMQVRNSLSMLGGKQSSGGGNRRLLAFPRWLSRKARRILESSGDEYDPGQVLTVAADGSGNFTTISEAISFSPNNSIDRVIIYVREGVYQENVEIPSWKPNIVLLGDGSDVTVITGSRSVADGWTTFRSATLAVSGEGFLARGITIENTAGPEKHQAVALRVSADLAAVYRCVITGFQDTLYVHSFRQFYRECDVYGTIDYVFGNAAVVFQGCNIVSQLPMPGQFTVITAQSRENPDEDTGISMQNCSILATEDLYSNRGSVRSYLGRPWRNYSRAVFLESYIDEFIAAEGWTNWDGDQGLDTLYYGEYENYGPGSATDGRVSWPGFHVMEYEEASGFTVSSFITGQEWLDSTSFPYDDQV; translated from the exons ATGGCTTCCACCTCTCTCAAATCTctcatcctcttcctcttcctctctaTCTCGACAATCTCCGGTCTCAACCCCAACTCCACACAACTCAACCAGGTTTGCCAATCCTCGCCACACCCAAATGCCTGCTTCGAATCCCTCAAGCTCTCCCTCTCCATCAACATCTCTCCCAACATCCTCTCCCTCCTCCTCCAATCCCTCTCCTCCGCCCTATCCCAAGGCGCCCACCTCTCCTCCCTCctctccaccgccgccgcgTCCAACCTCGTCGAGAAACAGCGAGGCGCCATCCAAGACTGCCGCGAGCTCCACCAGATCACATTGTCCTCTCTAAAAAAGTCCATCTCCCGACTGCCCGCCGCCGACTCCACAAAACTAGCCGACGCCCGAGCCTTCCTCAGCGCCGCCATGACCAATAAGATCACGTGCTTGGAAGGCCTGGACTCAGCCACCGGCCCGCTGAAGGCGCCGCTGCTCCAGTCCCTCTCCAGCATCGATATGCAAGTCAGAAACTCGCTGTCCATGCTGGGAGGAAAGCAGAGCAGCGGCGGCGGGAACAGGAGGCTGCTCGCCTTCCCGCGGTGGCTCTCGAGGAAGGCGAGACGGATCCTGGAAAGCTCCGGCGACGAGTACGATCCCGGCCAGGTGCTGACGGTGGCGGCGGACGGGTCAGGGAATTTCACCACGATTAGCGAGGCGATCAGTTTCTCTCCGAACAACAGCATCGACAGAGTAATCATATATGTCAGAGAGGGAGTTTATCAAGAGAACGTCGAGATTCCGAGCTGGAAGCCCAACATCGTCTTGCTCGGAGACGGCAGCGACGTCACTGTCATCACCGGCAGCAGAAGCGTGGCCGATGGATGGACTACGTTCAGATCTGCTACCCTGG cGGTGTCTGGGGAGGGATTTCTGGCACGTGGCATAACGATCGAGAACACGGCGGGGCCCGAGAAGCACCAGGCGGTGGCCCTGCGCGTGAGCGCGGACCTGGCCGCGGTGTACAGGTGCGTGATAACGGGCTTCCAGGACACGCTGTACGTGCACTCGTTCCGCCAGTTCTACCGCGAGTGCGACGTGTACGGGACGATCGACTACGTGTTCGGGAACGCGGCCGTGGTGTTCCAAGGGTGCAACATCGTGTCGCAGCTGCCGATGCCGGGGCAGTTCACGGTCATCACGGCCCAGTCGCGCGAGAACCCGGATGAGGACACCGGGATCTCGATGCAGAATTGCTCGATTTTGGCGACGGAGGATCTGTATTCGAACCGTGGCTCGGTGAGGAGCTATCTTGGGCGGCCGTGGCGTAATTACTCGAGGGCGGTGTTTCTGGAGTCGTATATTGATGAGTTTATTGCGGCAGAGGGGTGGACTAATTGGGATGGGGACCAGGGCCTTGATACCTTGTATTATGGGGAGTATGAGAACTACGGGCCGGGCTCGGCCACGGATGGCCGGGTTTCGTGGCCGGGGTTCCATGTCATGGAGTACGAAGAGGCCTCGGGATTTACGGTATCGTCGTTTATCACCGGACAGGAGTGGCTTGATTCCACTTCGTTTCCTTACGATGATCAGGTCTGA
- the LOC125189552 gene encoding uncharacterized protein LOC125189552 produces MEKIKANPHIPLAAIRQCVDEDFGLKIGRMKAYRAREHALDDIFGSAATQYKNLFYYKVELERTHPDSSVHIHYENSRDSGTVGPRFLRFYCCLGPLKKGWKQFCRPIIFFDACFLRGMYKGQLMTTMGIDPNNGWWPIAWAVTETESYVQWKWFVEYLSDVLELHANDPRYVFMSDQQKGLAKVIVEEFPQSEHRFCVQHIYNNFKKRSSGKISKNGCGKLLRIEYPQAHQWLTGVAPKEKLHWLERKQLSACWRTFAPVRWKEFRSEGQWIKIYDHAVPPVIKELVDKWYSQASSWRATWNGESSYQVTGPSGLWQLTGIPCTHAIATINKNGEDVTRYVSRYYLKSTMSMLYENVFYPINGVDNWPKSSYGALELAPPRSKRQRGRPKKLRREEPQIRLHADGDARAAVGESSQHTGSRERGESTFPESSNNRQRQEPNVSDPGPSTRTRARTHPQRCGRRGDQD; encoded by the exons ATGGAGAAGATCAAAGCCAACCCTCACATTCCACTGGCAGCTATACGGCAGTGTGTCGATGAAGATTTTGGGTTGAAGATAGGTAGGATGAAGGCATATCGGGCCAGAGAGCATGCACTGGACGACATATTCGGCTCTGCGGCTACCCAATACAAGAACTTGTTCTACTACAAAGTCGAACTGGAGCGGACGCACCCTGATTCCAGCGTACATATACATTATGAGAATTCGAGGGATTCTGGAACCGTGGGTCCGAGATTCCTGAGGTTCTATTGCTGTCTAGGTCCATTGAAAAAGGGATGGAAGCAGTTCTGTCGGCCAATTATATTCTTCGACGCTTGTTTCTTGCGAGGAATGTACAAAGGACAGCTCATGACAACAATGGGAATTGATCCCAACAATGGCTGGTGGCCGATTGCTTGGGCTGTGACTGAGACCGAGAGCTATGTTCAGTGGAAGTGGTTCGTGGAATACTTGTCTGACGTCCTTGAGTTGCATGCAAATGACCCACGATATGTGTTTATGTCTGACCAACAAAAG GGTCTTGCTAAGGTGATTGTTGAGGAATTCCCACAGAGTGAGCATCGCTTCTGTGTTCAGCACATATACAACAATTTCAAGAAGAGATCGTCGgggaaaatttcaaagaatgGTTGTGGGAAATTACTTCGA ATCGAGTATCCCCAGGCACATCAGTGGCTGACTGGAGTTGCTCCCAAAGAAAA GTTGCATTGGCTCGAGAGAAAGCAATTATCAGCATGTTGGAGGACATTCGCTCCAGTCAGATGGAAAGAATTCAGATCAGAGGGCCAGTGGATCAAAATCTACGATCACGCAGTCCCTCCTGTTATCAAGGAGCTTGTGGATAAGTGGTACTCGCAGGCTTCATCGTGGAGGGCTACTTGGAACGGAGAGTCTTCGTACCAAGTAACAGGGCCGTCTGG ATTGTGGCAGCTAACAGGAATCCCGTGCACTCATGCTATCGCAACAATCAACAAGAATGGCGAGGATGTGACAAGATACGTCTCCCGCTATTATTTGAAGTCAACAATGAGCATGTTGTACGAAAATGTCTTTTACCCAATCAATGGGGTTGACAATTGGCCCAAGAGTTCTTATGGTGCATTGGAACTGGCACCCCCGAGGTCAAAGCGACAGCGTGGTAGGCCGAAGAAATTGAGGCGTGAGGAGCCCCAGATTCGCCTTCATGCGGACGGAG ATGCTCGTGCGGCGGTTGGGGAGAGTTCGCAACACACCGGGTCGCGTGAGCGTGGTGAGAGTACTTTTCCTGAATCGTCAAACAATCGCCAACGCCAAGAG CCTAATGTTTCTGATCCGGGACCTAGCACTCGGACCAGAGCCAGGACTCACCCTCAGCGATGTGGTCGCCGCGGTGATCAAGATTGA